One window of the Streptomyces sp. NBC_00259 genome contains the following:
- a CDS encoding sugar ABC transporter permease — MSIDKTSAPADTEHQVVNPDAAQNAVTAVDPRLLVREQGLKGYVAEFRRKMHAGDLGSIPVVIGLILICVIFQSLNSNFLSAQNLSNIAVTMVATGMMAVGIIFVLLLGEIDLSVGSVSGVSGAIVAVLSVTHGMNEWLAVLVAIASGAAIGALHGFFFARIGAPAFAVTLAGLLFWLGFMLQLLGDQGTINLDGDGVIGKLTTYYFSDVAAAYGLAAVAVAVFFLSSFVDSRRREAAGVPSRPLNDIVFRTVLLAVVAFAAAFMFNQYKGLPLALVLFLAVLVLTDFVLRRTAYGRKIFALGGSVEASRRAGINVTAVRISVFAIAGTFAAVGGLFWASKIAAANQSAGAGDLLMNVIAAAVIGGTSLFGGRGRTWNALLGVMVIVSIQYGLALEGIATPIQYMITGGVLLATVVIDSVTRKTQKTAGRA; from the coding sequence GTGAGCATCGACAAGACTTCGGCACCCGCCGACACCGAGCACCAGGTGGTGAACCCGGACGCCGCACAGAACGCGGTCACCGCGGTCGACCCCCGGCTGCTGGTGCGCGAGCAGGGCCTCAAGGGCTACGTCGCGGAGTTCCGGCGCAAGATGCACGCCGGTGACCTGGGCTCCATCCCCGTCGTCATCGGCCTGATCCTGATCTGCGTCATCTTCCAGAGCCTGAACTCGAACTTCCTCTCCGCGCAGAACCTCAGCAACATCGCGGTCACGATGGTCGCCACCGGCATGATGGCCGTCGGCATCATCTTCGTGCTACTGCTCGGTGAGATCGACCTCTCGGTCGGCTCGGTCAGCGGTGTGTCGGGCGCGATCGTGGCCGTACTCAGCGTCACCCACGGGATGAACGAGTGGCTCGCCGTGCTCGTCGCGATCGCGAGCGGCGCGGCCATAGGCGCCCTCCACGGCTTCTTCTTCGCGAGGATCGGCGCACCCGCGTTCGCCGTCACCCTGGCGGGACTGCTCTTCTGGCTGGGCTTCATGCTCCAGCTCCTCGGCGACCAGGGCACCATCAACCTGGACGGCGACGGTGTCATCGGCAAGCTGACCACGTACTACTTCTCGGACGTGGCGGCTGCCTACGGCCTGGCCGCGGTGGCCGTGGCCGTGTTCTTCCTCTCGTCGTTCGTCGACAGCCGTCGCCGTGAGGCCGCCGGAGTGCCGTCCCGGCCGCTCAACGACATCGTGTTCCGCACGGTGCTGCTCGCCGTCGTCGCCTTCGCCGCCGCGTTCATGTTCAACCAGTACAAGGGCCTGCCCCTGGCACTGGTGCTGTTCCTGGCGGTCCTGGTGCTCACGGACTTCGTCCTGCGGCGCACCGCGTACGGCCGGAAGATCTTCGCGCTCGGCGGCAGCGTCGAGGCCTCCCGCCGAGCCGGCATCAACGTCACGGCGGTGCGGATCTCGGTCTTCGCCATCGCGGGCACCTTCGCCGCCGTCGGCGGCCTGTTCTGGGCCTCCAAGATCGCGGCGGCCAACCAGAGCGCCGGCGCCGGTGACCTCCTGATGAACGTCATCGCGGCGGCCGTCATCGGCGGCACCAGCCTCTTCGGCGGCCGCGGCCGGACCTGGAACGCGCTGCTCGGCGTCATGGTGATCGTCTCGATCCAGTACGGACTCGCGCTCGAAGGCATCGCCACGCCGATCCAGTACATGATCACCGGTGGTGTGCTCCTCGCGACCGTCGTGATCGACTCGGTCACGCGCAAGACGCAGAAGACCGCGGGCCGCGCGTAA
- the dxs gene encoding 1-deoxy-D-xylulose-5-phosphate synthase, with protein MPLLTRIRGPRDLDRLSPEQLDQLAAEIRTFLVDAVSKTGGHLGPNLGVVELTIALHRVFDSPNDKVLFDTGHQSYVHKLLTGRQDFTKLRAKGGLSGYPSRAESEHDVIENSHASTVLGWADGLAKANEVLQKDDHVVAVIGDGALTGGMAWEALNNIAEAKDRPLVIVVNDNERSYAPTIGGLANHLATLRTTDGYERFLARTKEILDRTPVVGKPLYETLHGAKKGLKDFIAPQGMFEDLGLKYVGPIDGHDMEALESALTRAKRFGGPVIVHCLTEKGRGYQHAEQDEADRFHGIGPIHPDTGLPVKTSAASWTSVFGEEMVKLGKEREDIVAITAAMLQPVGLKKFAEAFPDRVYDVGIAEQHAATSAAGLATGGVHPVFAVYATFLNRAFDQVLMDVALHKCGVTFVLDRAGVTGDDGASHNGMWDMSILQVVPTLRMSAPRDAQQLRAQLREAVEVKDAPTVVRYSKGVVGPAVPAVGRVGGMDVLREPGTDRPDVLLVSVGALAPMCLEIADLLDKQGISTTVVDPRWVKPVDEALAPLAEQHRVVVTVEDNSRVGGVGAAVSQALRDAGVDLPLRDFGIPPRFLDHASRKEVMAEIGLTAPDIARQVTGLVAKLGGRLDGRLDGEPAEAPEPARD; from the coding sequence GTGCCGCTGCTGACCCGTATCAGGGGACCGCGCGATCTGGACCGGCTCAGCCCGGAGCAGCTCGACCAGCTGGCCGCAGAGATCCGCACCTTCCTCGTGGATGCCGTCTCCAAGACCGGCGGACACCTCGGCCCCAACCTCGGCGTGGTCGAGCTGACCATCGCCCTGCACCGCGTCTTCGACTCCCCGAACGACAAGGTGCTCTTCGACACCGGACACCAGAGCTATGTGCACAAGCTGCTGACCGGCCGCCAGGACTTCACGAAGCTGCGCGCCAAGGGCGGCCTGTCCGGCTACCCCTCGCGCGCCGAGTCCGAGCACGACGTCATCGAGAACTCGCACGCCTCCACCGTCCTCGGCTGGGCGGACGGCCTCGCCAAAGCCAACGAGGTGCTGCAGAAGGACGACCACGTCGTCGCCGTCATCGGTGACGGCGCGCTGACCGGCGGCATGGCCTGGGAGGCGCTGAACAACATCGCCGAGGCCAAGGACCGTCCGCTCGTCATCGTCGTCAACGACAACGAGCGCTCCTACGCCCCGACGATCGGCGGCCTCGCCAACCACCTCGCCACGCTCCGCACCACCGACGGCTACGAGCGCTTCCTGGCCCGTACGAAGGAGATCCTCGATCGCACGCCGGTCGTCGGGAAGCCGCTCTACGAGACCCTGCACGGCGCCAAGAAGGGCCTGAAGGACTTCATCGCGCCCCAGGGCATGTTCGAGGACCTCGGCCTCAAGTACGTCGGCCCCATCGACGGCCACGACATGGAGGCCCTGGAGTCCGCGCTGACCCGCGCCAAGCGGTTCGGCGGCCCGGTCATCGTGCACTGCCTCACCGAGAAGGGCCGCGGCTACCAGCACGCGGAACAGGACGAGGCCGACCGCTTCCACGGCATCGGCCCGATCCACCCCGACACCGGGCTGCCCGTCAAGACCTCGGCCGCCAGCTGGACCTCGGTCTTCGGCGAGGAGATGGTCAAGCTCGGCAAGGAGCGCGAGGACATCGTCGCGATCACCGCGGCGATGCTCCAGCCCGTCGGACTGAAGAAGTTCGCCGAGGCGTTCCCCGACCGGGTGTACGACGTCGGCATCGCCGAGCAGCACGCCGCGACCTCTGCGGCCGGTCTCGCCACCGGCGGCGTCCACCCGGTCTTCGCCGTCTACGCGACGTTCCTCAACCGCGCCTTCGACCAGGTCCTGATGGATGTGGCACTGCACAAGTGCGGCGTCACGTTCGTCCTGGACCGCGCCGGTGTCACCGGCGACGACGGCGCCTCCCACAACGGCATGTGGGACATGTCGATCCTCCAGGTCGTCCCCACCCTGCGGATGTCGGCCCCGCGCGACGCCCAGCAGCTGCGCGCCCAGCTCCGCGAGGCCGTCGAGGTCAAGGACGCCCCGACCGTGGTGCGCTACTCCAAGGGCGTGGTCGGCCCCGCCGTGCCGGCCGTCGGCCGGGTCGGTGGCATGGACGTCCTGCGCGAGCCGGGCACGGACAGGCCCGATGTGCTCCTGGTCTCCGTCGGCGCCCTCGCGCCCATGTGCCTGGAGATCGCCGACCTCCTCGACAAGCAGGGCATCTCCACGACCGTCGTCGACCCCCGCTGGGTCAAGCCGGTCGACGAGGCCCTCGCGCCGCTCGCCGAGCAGCACCGGGTCGTCGTCACCGTCGAGGACAACAGCCGCGTCGGCGGCGTCGGTGCCGCCGTCTCCCAGGCGCTGCGCGACGCCGGTGTGGACCTGCCGCTGCGTGACTTCGGCATCCCGCCGCGCTTCCTCGACCACGCCTCCCGCAAGGAGGTCATGGCCGAGATCGGGCTGACCGCGCCGGACATCGCCCGGCAGGTCACGGGTCTCGTCGCCAAGCTCGGCGGCCGCCTCGACGGTCGTCTCGACGGCGAGCCGGCCGAGGCTCCGGAGCCCGCGCGCGACTGA
- a CDS encoding amino acid permease, whose amino-acid sequence MSTQQQPPRNTGAFRTKTVEQSIRDTEEPEHALKKSLSAWDLTVFGVGVIIGTGIFVLTGIAAKENAGPATALSFVAAGVVCALAALCYAEFASTVPVAGSAYTFSYASIGELPAWIIGWDLVLEFALGTAVVAVGWSGYARHLLATNLGWDMPPALSGPDAGGHFDLLAFLLILALTAILVIGMKLSARITAIVVAIKVTVVLLVIVAGLFFIKADNYSPFVPPAEAQETGSGLTAPLVQVLFGYEPTNFGVMGIFTAASIVFFAFIGFDVVATAAEETKNPQRDMPRGILGSLLVCTVLYVAVTLVVTGMQNYKEMSATAPLADAFKSVNQPFFAGAISLGAVVGLITVCMILLLGQTRVFFAMSRDGLLPRFFSVTHPKFRTPHRATIVLGCVIAVIAGFTSLEALAALVNIGTLFAFVIVALGVIILRRSRPDLPRAFRTPWVPTLPIISIAASLWLMLNLPSETWLRFAVWMAIGVVVYYLYGRSHSRLGKAGKDAKY is encoded by the coding sequence GTGAGCACACAGCAACAGCCCCCGAGGAACACCGGGGCGTTCCGGACCAAGACGGTCGAGCAGTCGATCCGGGACACCGAGGAGCCCGAGCACGCGCTGAAGAAGTCCCTCTCCGCCTGGGACCTGACCGTCTTCGGCGTCGGCGTCATCATCGGCACGGGCATCTTCGTGCTCACCGGTATCGCCGCCAAGGAGAACGCCGGGCCCGCGACCGCCCTGTCCTTCGTCGCCGCGGGCGTCGTCTGCGCACTGGCGGCGCTCTGCTACGCGGAATTCGCGTCCACCGTGCCGGTGGCCGGCTCCGCGTACACGTTCTCCTACGCCTCCATCGGCGAACTGCCGGCCTGGATCATCGGCTGGGACCTGGTCCTGGAGTTCGCGCTCGGCACCGCCGTGGTCGCGGTCGGCTGGTCCGGGTACGCGCGGCACCTCCTGGCGACCAATCTCGGCTGGGACATGCCCCCCGCGCTGTCGGGACCCGATGCGGGAGGGCACTTCGACCTGCTGGCCTTCCTGCTCATCCTGGCGCTGACCGCCATCCTGGTCATCGGCATGAAACTGTCCGCCCGGATCACCGCGATCGTCGTCGCGATCAAGGTGACCGTGGTCCTGCTGGTCATCGTCGCGGGCCTGTTCTTCATCAAGGCCGACAACTACTCCCCATTCGTCCCCCCGGCCGAGGCGCAGGAGACGGGCAGCGGCCTCACGGCGCCCCTGGTACAGGTGCTGTTCGGCTACGAGCCCACCAACTTCGGCGTCATGGGCATCTTCACCGCGGCGTCCATCGTCTTCTTCGCCTTCATCGGGTTCGACGTCGTCGCCACCGCGGCCGAGGAGACCAAGAACCCTCAGCGGGACATGCCCCGGGGCATCCTGGGCTCGCTGCTCGTCTGCACCGTGCTGTACGTGGCCGTGACGCTCGTCGTCACCGGGATGCAGAACTACAAGGAGATGTCGGCGACCGCGCCGCTCGCCGACGCCTTCAAGTCCGTCAACCAGCCCTTCTTCGCCGGTGCCATCAGCCTCGGCGCGGTCGTGGGACTCATCACCGTCTGCATGATCCTGCTCCTGGGCCAGACCCGGGTGTTCTTCGCGATGAGCCGTGACGGGCTGCTGCCGCGCTTCTTCTCCGTCACCCACCCGAAGTTCCGGACCCCCCACCGGGCGACGATCGTGCTCGGCTGCGTCATCGCCGTCATCGCGGGCTTCACCAGCCTCGAGGCGCTCGCGGCCCTGGTGAACATCGGCACGCTCTTCGCCTTCGTGATCGTGGCCCTCGGCGTCATCATCCTGCGCCGCTCCCGCCCCGACCTGCCCCGGGCCTTCCGCACCCCGTGGGTGCCGACGCTCCCCATCATCTCGATCGCGGCGTCGCTCTGGCTGATGCTGAACCTGCCGTCCGAGACCTGGCTGCGCTTCGCCGTCTGGATGGCGATCGGCGTCGTCGTCTACTACCTGTACGGCCGCTCCCACAGCCGCCTCGGCAAGGCGGGCAAGGACGCCAAGTACTAG